From Strigops habroptila isolate Jane chromosome 10, bStrHab1.2.pri, whole genome shotgun sequence, one genomic window encodes:
- the TMEM151B gene encoding transmembrane protein 151B isoform X1 has translation MSPPASAAATSEGGSSTPVPPEEEAEGAREEVRKKSGRPPARGCSPPPSLLPSPLALHGAFTDLPAAGRALPAQQRPVKQSLSKSLCRESHWKCLLLSLLMYGCMGAMTWCHVTKVTRLTFDSAYKGKSMMYHDSPCSNGYVYIPLAFLVMLYVVYLVECWHCYTRNELQYKVDVESVHERVQRMQQATPCIWWKAISYHYVRRTRQVTRYRNGDAYTTTQVYHERVNTHVAEAEFDYSNCGVKDISKDLIDLESYPATRLRFTKCFSFANVESENSYLTQRARFFTENEGLDDYMEAREGMHLKNVDFKEYMVAFSDPDNLPWYVSHYVFWVAALLTLSWPLRVLNEYRTSYVHYHVEKLFGFDYVAVTPAEERSFCRRMPRVNTVDSTELEWHIRSNQQLVPSYSEAVLMDLVGLSGCTSYSACRYGGYRQNCERCHRTISSSSIFSRSALSICNGSPRIPFSSSRFSLGRLYGSRRSCLWQSRSGSLNEQSCPTEQTRLSSQVTVEEEDPPPYQDALYFPILIVHRNEGCLNHDHRHLHRNGSCVETSL, from the exons ATGTCCCCCCCGGCCTCGGCCGCCGCCACCAGcgagggaggcagcagcacaccGGTGCCTCCGGAGGAGGAGGCGGAGGGGGCCCGAGAGGAGGTGAGGAAGAAGAGCGGCCGCCCCCCGGCCCGGGGCTGCTCCCCACCACcgtccctccttccctccccgcTCGCTTTGCATGGCGCGTTCACTGACCTCCCCGCCGCGGGCCGGGCTTTGCCCGCACAG CAGCGGCCGGTGAAGCAGTCTCTCAGCAAGTCCTTGTGCCGAGAGTCCCACTGGAAATGCCTGCTGCTGTCCCTCCTCATGTACGGCTGCATGGGAGCCATGACCTGGTGCCATGTCACCAAGGTGACCCGGCTGACATTTGACAGCGCTTACAAGGGCAAGTCCATGATGTACCACGACAGCCCCTGTTCCAACGGCTACGTCTACATCCCCTTGGCCTTCCTGGTGATGCTCTACGTGGTGTACCTGGTGGAGTGCTGGCACTGCTACACCCGCAACGAGCTGCAGTACAAAGTGGACGTGGAGAGCGTGCACGAGCGTGTGCAGCGGATGCAGCAGGCGACACCCTGCATCTGGTGGAAGGCCATCAGCTACCACTACGTCCGCAGGACCCGGCAGGTTACCCGCTACCGCAACGGGGATGCCTACACCACCACCCAGGTGTATCACGAGAGGGTCAACACCCATGTGGCAGAGGCCGAATTCGATTATTCCAACTGTGGAGTTAAGGACATCTCCAAGGACCTCATTGACCTAGAGAGCTACCCGGCCACGCGGCTCCGCTTCACCAAGTGTTTCAGCTTTGCCAACGTGGAGTCGGAGAACTCCTACCTGACCCAGCGGGCCCGCTTCTTCACAGAGAATGAGGGCTTGGATGACTACATGGAGGCCAGGGAGGGCATGCACCTCAAAAACGTGGACTTCAAGGAATACATGGTGGCCTTTTCCGACCCAGACAACCTGCCTTGGTATGTATCCCACTATGTCTTCTGGGTGGCGGCTCTGCTGACCCTATCCTGGCCCCTGCGGGTGCTAAATGAGTACCGCACCTCCTATGTCCATTACCATGTGGAGAAACTCTTTGGGTTCGACTACGTGGCGGTGACGCCGGCCGAGGAGCGCTCCTTCTGCCGGAGGATGCCCCGTGTCAACACGGTGGACAGCACCGAGCTGGAGTGGCACATCCGATCCAACCAGCAGCTGGTGCCCAGCTACTCGGAAGCGGTCCTGATGGACTTGGTGGGGCTGTCTGGCTGCACCAGCTACTCTGCTTGCCGGTACGGGGGCTACCGGCAGAACTGCGAGCGGTGCCACAGGACTATAAGCAGCTCCTCCATCTTCTCCCGCAGTGCCCTGAGCATCTGCAACGGCAGCCCCAGGAtccccttcagcagcagccGCTTCTCCCTCGGCCGCCTGTACGGCTCGCGACGCAGCTGCCTCTGGCAGAGCCGGAGCGGGAGCCTGAACGAGCAGAGCTGCCCCACGGAGCAGACCCGCCTCTCCAGCCAGGTGACTGTAGAGGAGGAAGACCCCCCTCCTTACCAGGACGCCCTCTACTTCCCCATCCTCATCGTGCACCGCAATGAAGGCTGCCTAAACCACGACCACCGTCACCTCCACCGCAACGGGTCCTGTGTAGAGACCTCACTGTGA
- the TMEM151B gene encoding transmembrane protein 151B isoform X2, which translates to MSPPASAAATSEGGSSTPVPPEEEAEGAREEQRPVKQSLSKSLCRESHWKCLLLSLLMYGCMGAMTWCHVTKVTRLTFDSAYKGKSMMYHDSPCSNGYVYIPLAFLVMLYVVYLVECWHCYTRNELQYKVDVESVHERVQRMQQATPCIWWKAISYHYVRRTRQVTRYRNGDAYTTTQVYHERVNTHVAEAEFDYSNCGVKDISKDLIDLESYPATRLRFTKCFSFANVESENSYLTQRARFFTENEGLDDYMEAREGMHLKNVDFKEYMVAFSDPDNLPWYVSHYVFWVAALLTLSWPLRVLNEYRTSYVHYHVEKLFGFDYVAVTPAEERSFCRRMPRVNTVDSTELEWHIRSNQQLVPSYSEAVLMDLVGLSGCTSYSACRYGGYRQNCERCHRTISSSSIFSRSALSICNGSPRIPFSSSRFSLGRLYGSRRSCLWQSRSGSLNEQSCPTEQTRLSSQVTVEEEDPPPYQDALYFPILIVHRNEGCLNHDHRHLHRNGSCVETSL; encoded by the exons ATGTCCCCCCCGGCCTCGGCCGCCGCCACCAGcgagggaggcagcagcacaccGGTGCCTCCGGAGGAGGAGGCGGAGGGGGCCCGAGAGGAG CAGCGGCCGGTGAAGCAGTCTCTCAGCAAGTCCTTGTGCCGAGAGTCCCACTGGAAATGCCTGCTGCTGTCCCTCCTCATGTACGGCTGCATGGGAGCCATGACCTGGTGCCATGTCACCAAGGTGACCCGGCTGACATTTGACAGCGCTTACAAGGGCAAGTCCATGATGTACCACGACAGCCCCTGTTCCAACGGCTACGTCTACATCCCCTTGGCCTTCCTGGTGATGCTCTACGTGGTGTACCTGGTGGAGTGCTGGCACTGCTACACCCGCAACGAGCTGCAGTACAAAGTGGACGTGGAGAGCGTGCACGAGCGTGTGCAGCGGATGCAGCAGGCGACACCCTGCATCTGGTGGAAGGCCATCAGCTACCACTACGTCCGCAGGACCCGGCAGGTTACCCGCTACCGCAACGGGGATGCCTACACCACCACCCAGGTGTATCACGAGAGGGTCAACACCCATGTGGCAGAGGCCGAATTCGATTATTCCAACTGTGGAGTTAAGGACATCTCCAAGGACCTCATTGACCTAGAGAGCTACCCGGCCACGCGGCTCCGCTTCACCAAGTGTTTCAGCTTTGCCAACGTGGAGTCGGAGAACTCCTACCTGACCCAGCGGGCCCGCTTCTTCACAGAGAATGAGGGCTTGGATGACTACATGGAGGCCAGGGAGGGCATGCACCTCAAAAACGTGGACTTCAAGGAATACATGGTGGCCTTTTCCGACCCAGACAACCTGCCTTGGTATGTATCCCACTATGTCTTCTGGGTGGCGGCTCTGCTGACCCTATCCTGGCCCCTGCGGGTGCTAAATGAGTACCGCACCTCCTATGTCCATTACCATGTGGAGAAACTCTTTGGGTTCGACTACGTGGCGGTGACGCCGGCCGAGGAGCGCTCCTTCTGCCGGAGGATGCCCCGTGTCAACACGGTGGACAGCACCGAGCTGGAGTGGCACATCCGATCCAACCAGCAGCTGGTGCCCAGCTACTCGGAAGCGGTCCTGATGGACTTGGTGGGGCTGTCTGGCTGCACCAGCTACTCTGCTTGCCGGTACGGGGGCTACCGGCAGAACTGCGAGCGGTGCCACAGGACTATAAGCAGCTCCTCCATCTTCTCCCGCAGTGCCCTGAGCATCTGCAACGGCAGCCCCAGGAtccccttcagcagcagccGCTTCTCCCTCGGCCGCCTGTACGGCTCGCGACGCAGCTGCCTCTGGCAGAGCCGGAGCGGGAGCCTGAACGAGCAGAGCTGCCCCACGGAGCAGACCCGCCTCTCCAGCCAGGTGACTGTAGAGGAGGAAGACCCCCCTCCTTACCAGGACGCCCTCTACTTCCCCATCCTCATCGTGCACCGCAATGAAGGCTGCCTAAACCACGACCACCGTCACCTCCACCGCAACGGGTCCTGTGTAGAGACCTCACTGTGA
- the TMEM151B gene encoding transmembrane protein 151B isoform X3: MYGCMGAMTWCHVTKVTRLTFDSAYKGKSMMYHDSPCSNGYVYIPLAFLVMLYVVYLVECWHCYTRNELQYKVDVESVHERVQRMQQATPCIWWKAISYHYVRRTRQVTRYRNGDAYTTTQVYHERVNTHVAEAEFDYSNCGVKDISKDLIDLESYPATRLRFTKCFSFANVESENSYLTQRARFFTENEGLDDYMEAREGMHLKNVDFKEYMVAFSDPDNLPWYVSHYVFWVAALLTLSWPLRVLNEYRTSYVHYHVEKLFGFDYVAVTPAEERSFCRRMPRVNTVDSTELEWHIRSNQQLVPSYSEAVLMDLVGLSGCTSYSACRYGGYRQNCERCHRTISSSSIFSRSALSICNGSPRIPFSSSRFSLGRLYGSRRSCLWQSRSGSLNEQSCPTEQTRLSSQVTVEEEDPPPYQDALYFPILIVHRNEGCLNHDHRHLHRNGSCVETSL, from the coding sequence ATGTACGGCTGCATGGGAGCCATGACCTGGTGCCATGTCACCAAGGTGACCCGGCTGACATTTGACAGCGCTTACAAGGGCAAGTCCATGATGTACCACGACAGCCCCTGTTCCAACGGCTACGTCTACATCCCCTTGGCCTTCCTGGTGATGCTCTACGTGGTGTACCTGGTGGAGTGCTGGCACTGCTACACCCGCAACGAGCTGCAGTACAAAGTGGACGTGGAGAGCGTGCACGAGCGTGTGCAGCGGATGCAGCAGGCGACACCCTGCATCTGGTGGAAGGCCATCAGCTACCACTACGTCCGCAGGACCCGGCAGGTTACCCGCTACCGCAACGGGGATGCCTACACCACCACCCAGGTGTATCACGAGAGGGTCAACACCCATGTGGCAGAGGCCGAATTCGATTATTCCAACTGTGGAGTTAAGGACATCTCCAAGGACCTCATTGACCTAGAGAGCTACCCGGCCACGCGGCTCCGCTTCACCAAGTGTTTCAGCTTTGCCAACGTGGAGTCGGAGAACTCCTACCTGACCCAGCGGGCCCGCTTCTTCACAGAGAATGAGGGCTTGGATGACTACATGGAGGCCAGGGAGGGCATGCACCTCAAAAACGTGGACTTCAAGGAATACATGGTGGCCTTTTCCGACCCAGACAACCTGCCTTGGTATGTATCCCACTATGTCTTCTGGGTGGCGGCTCTGCTGACCCTATCCTGGCCCCTGCGGGTGCTAAATGAGTACCGCACCTCCTATGTCCATTACCATGTGGAGAAACTCTTTGGGTTCGACTACGTGGCGGTGACGCCGGCCGAGGAGCGCTCCTTCTGCCGGAGGATGCCCCGTGTCAACACGGTGGACAGCACCGAGCTGGAGTGGCACATCCGATCCAACCAGCAGCTGGTGCCCAGCTACTCGGAAGCGGTCCTGATGGACTTGGTGGGGCTGTCTGGCTGCACCAGCTACTCTGCTTGCCGGTACGGGGGCTACCGGCAGAACTGCGAGCGGTGCCACAGGACTATAAGCAGCTCCTCCATCTTCTCCCGCAGTGCCCTGAGCATCTGCAACGGCAGCCCCAGGAtccccttcagcagcagccGCTTCTCCCTCGGCCGCCTGTACGGCTCGCGACGCAGCTGCCTCTGGCAGAGCCGGAGCGGGAGCCTGAACGAGCAGAGCTGCCCCACGGAGCAGACCCGCCTCTCCAGCCAGGTGACTGTAGAGGAGGAAGACCCCCCTCCTTACCAGGACGCCCTCTACTTCCCCATCCTCATCGTGCACCGCAATGAAGGCTGCCTAAACCACGACCACCGTCACCTCCACCGCAACGGGTCCTGTGTAGAGACCTCACTGTGA
- the TCTE1 gene encoding dynein regulatory complex subunit 5 has product MQQPVAGDRSTAVPSLHPSKASLTADLYCAHRLIEDPEWSLATVPRLTELCLQHIVHNFEKNPILDRLLPEHQRKVLDSLPTGLPLAVTANLISDEDYWKRCCTKRWQVCDISNYGGSWKRMFFERHLENILKCFIPNTTDPNQVLELIPLCKDYIRKLEVDQFLPPLETDQNEERDDLSKTESDMEFSEVSLHHYDLRVLVTALPCLEELHLTYGVKDCGMNFEWNLFNFTYQDCCNLAVTVKMCQNLKVLKLTQSKVDDDKTRLLVHNLLDHPCLVELNLSHNVIRDKGAQAIAKLIKHSKLETLDLCNNQIHDLGAQALAQALAESSTLTSLNLRLNYVEDEGGEAIGCALLTNATLKSLHLGSNKLSEPTAALFSQVLAQNTTLTSINFSCNHLGLDGGKQMLEGLAGNKVLTEFDLRMAEVGQETEYLVHQILWANREAARLESLQQPREQ; this is encoded by the exons ATGCAGCAGCCAGTGGCTGGTGACAGGAGCACAGCTGTTCCCTCGCTGCATCCGTCGAAGGCCAGCCTCACTGCTGACTTGTACTGTGCACACCGTCTCATTGAGGATCCCGAGTGGTCCCTCGCCACTGTCCCCCGCCTCACTGAGCTCTGCCTCCAGCACATCGTTCACAATTTCGAAA AGAACCCTATTTTGGACCGTCTTCTGCCTGAACACCAAAGGAAGGTACTAGACAGCCTCCCCACTGGCCTTCCACTCGCCGTCACTGCCAACCTAATAAGTGATGAAGACTACTGGAAGAGGTGCTGCACCAAGCGCTGGCAAGTGTGTGACATCTCCAACTATGGAGGCAGCTGGAAACGGATGTTCTTCGAACGTCACCTGGAGAACATCTTGAAATGTTTCATCCCTAACACCACGGACCCCAACCAGGTCCTAGAGCTCATCCCGCTCTGCAAAGACTATATTCGGAAACTGGAGGTTGACCAGTTCCTGCCACCGCTGGAGACAGATCAAAATGAGGAGAGGGATGACCTCTCTAAGACAGAGAGTGATATGGAATTCAGTGAGGTCTCCCTGCACCACTATGACCTGAGAGTCCTCGTTACTGCTCTCCCTTGCCTTGAAGAGCTTCATCTCACTTACGGTGTAAAGGACTGTGGCATGAACTTCGAGTGGAACCTCTTTAACTTCACCTACCAGGACTGCTGCAACCTGGCTGTCACCGTGAAGATGTGCCAGAACTTGAAA GTTTTGAAGCTGACGCAAAGCAAAGTGGATGATGACAAGACCAGGCTGCTGGTCCATAACTTGCTGGATCACCCCTGCCTGGTGGAGCTGAACTTGTCCCACAACGTCATCAGGGACAAGGGGGCACAAGCTATTGCCAAATTGATCAAACACAGCAAATTAGAAACCCTCGACCTGTGTAACAACCAAATCCATGACCTGGGGGCTCAGGCTCTTGCTCAAGCCCTGGCTGAGAGCTCCACCCTGACCTCCCTGAACCTGCGCCTCAACTATGTGGAGGACGAAGGCGGGGAGGCCATCGGCTGTGCCCTGCTGACCAACGCCACCCTGAAGTCTCTCCATCTGGGAAGCAATAAGCTGTCAGAGCCAACCGCTGCACTTTTCTCCCAGGTCCTGGCTCAGAACACCACCCTGACGAGTATCAACTTCTCATGCAACCACCTGGGGCTG GATGGTGGGAAGCAGATGCTTGAAGGGCTGGCGGGTAACAAGGTTCTGACCGAGTTCGACCTCCGCATGGCAGAGGTGGGCCAGGAGACCGAGTACCTTGTTCACCAGATCCTGTGGGCCAACCGGGAAGCAGCGAGGCTGgagtccctgcagcagcccagagagCAGTGA